From the genome of Epinephelus lanceolatus isolate andai-2023 chromosome 23, ASM4190304v1, whole genome shotgun sequence, one region includes:
- the hcfc2 gene encoding host cell factor 2 isoform X1 produces the protein MTTGTEEPQWRKVNSVSGVIPRSRHGHRAAAIRELIVVFGGGNEGIAEDLHVYNTVSKQWFLPAVRGDIPPGCAAHGFVCDGSRILVFGGMVEFGKYTNSLYELQASRWLWKKLKPRAPRNGLPPCPRIGHSLTLVGNKCYLFGGLANDSEDPNGNVPRYMGDLYELELQSLSGARGWSIPETKGGGPSARESHTSVAYTGLGSPKLYIYGGMQGCRLDDLWQLDLDTMVWSMPETRGSTPLPRSLHSANVIGNKMYVFGGWVPVPESVRHTALGTEWICSDSLTVLNLDTMSWQDLGPEQQDDIESQLQSHGPQSDDPYACRPKARAGHCAATVGSRLYIWSGRDGYRKSWNYQVCCKDLWYLETDRPATPQAVLLIKSTVSMLHVAWRPLAAADCYILQIQPAPPPAKPVDPTGTDGLDAKGKDSADVQSLQAQTGETTNKEAKASAQDASAQQEAAAKSPNSSAETKAQGGRNAERETEKDSDTKRCGSGQEMSEMEVSSSDQHQQEKQPVSADSTTDLYAQAHQSSDESVWFDVGVFKSLYSEVSHYFLPADSDQATAAISSRQPNTKEPFPQRKLPGPQDYQGREKQELSPGQTYRFRVAGINCFGQGDFSPVSEFKTCQPGFPGAPSAVKITKANDSVHITWEAPSSPSGRILEYSMYMAVRKSRSTSSERPGQMAFIRIYRGTKMSCLVSSTHLDNAQIDCSASNRPAVVFRIAAKNEQGYGPATQIRWIQDPSKLRVSASKADSIAEADQDAADSSS, from the exons ATGACTACTGGTACCGAGGAGCCGCAATGGAGAAAAGTTAATTCGGTCTCAGGGGTGATACCGCGGTCCAGACACGGACACCGTGCAGCTGCAATACGGGAGCTGATTGTTGTGTTCGGTGGTGGAAACGAAGGGATAGCGGAGGACCTCCATGTTTACAACACTg TCTCTAAGCAGTGGTTTCTGCCTGCCGTGAGGGGTGACATCCCACCTGGCTGTGCTGCCCATGGCTTCGTCTGTGACGGCAGTCGAATACTTGTCTTTGGCGGCATGGTGGAGTTTGGGAAGTACACCAACAGTCTCTATGAACTTCAG GCTAGTCGCTGGCTGTGGAAGAAGCTGAAGCCCAGAGCACCCAGGAATGGCTTGCCCCCCTGCCCTCGGATTGGACACAGCCTCACACTTGTGGGTAACAAGTGTTACCTGTTTGGAGGGCTGGCCAATGATAGTGAAGACCCCAACGGCAATGTACCAAG ATACATGGGTGACCTCTATGAGTTGGAGCTGCAGTCATTATCCGGGGCAAGAGGCTGGAGCATACCAGAGACGAAGGGTGGTGGTCCCTCAGCACGGGAGTCCCACACCTCGGTTGCATACACTGGCCTTGGCTCCCCGAAGCTCTACATCTATGGAGGGATGCAAGGATGCCGGTTAGACGACCTCTGGCAGCTTGATCTCG ACACAATGGTTTGGTCGATGCCTGAAACCAGGGGTTCCACGCCACTCCCCAGAAGCCTTCACTCTGCCAATGTCATTGGAAACAA GATGTATGTTTTCGGTGGCTGGGTTCCTGTGCCAGAATCGGTCAGACACACTGCTTTAGGAACTGAATGGATCTGCAGTGACTCCTTAACTGTACTCAACTTAG ACACTATGAGCTGGCAGGATTTGGGCccagagcagcaggatgatatTGAGTCCCAGCTGCAAAGCCATGGACCCCAAAGTGATGATCCGTATGCCTGTAGACCCAAAGCCAGGGCCGGCCACTGTGCTGCCACTGTTGGGTCCAGGCTTTACATTTGGAGTGGTCGTGACGGTTACCGAAAGAGCTGGAACTACCAAGTCTGCTGCAAGGACCTCTGGTACCTGGAGACAG ATCGGCCAGCCACCCCACAGGCAGTGCTACTCATCAAATCCACAGTCAGCATGCTTCACGTGGCATGGCGCCCTCTGGCGGCAGCAGACTGCTACATCCTTCAGATCCAGCCTGCACCTCCACCAGCCAAGCCAGTCGATCCAACTGGAACAGATGGACTGGACGCGAAGGGTAAAGACTCTGCAG ATGTCCAGTCCCTTCAAGCTCAAACTGGAGAAACCACTAATAAAGAAGCGAAAGCATCAGCTCAG GATGCCTCAGCACAGCAAGAAGCTGCAGCAAAATCACCCAACAGCTCAGCAGAGACTAAAGCACAAGGAGGGAGGAatgctgagagagagacagagaaggactCTGACACAAAACGCTGCG GTTCTGGACAGGAGATGTCAGAAATGGAggtcagcagctcagatcaaCACCAGCAGG AGAAACAGCCTGTTTCAGCTGACAGCACAACAGATCTCTACGCCCAGGCACATCAG AGTTCAGATGAATCAGTGTGGTTCGATGTTGGTGTGTTCAAATCGCTCTACTCAGAGGTCAGCCACTACTTTCTACCTGCTGACAGTGACCAGGCGACTGCAGCCATCAGCAGCCGGCAACCAAATActaaagag CCCTTCCCCCAGAGAAAGCTTCCAGGGCCTCAGGACTACCAGGGCAGAGAGAAGCAGGAGCTGTCTCCAGGTCAGACCTACAGGTTCAGAGTCGCAGGCATCAACTGCTTTGGCCAGGGAGACTTCAGCCCAGTCAGCGAGTTCAAGACCTGCCAACCTGGCTTCCCTGGAGCGCCCTCTGCTGTCAAGATCACTAAG GCCAACGATTCGGTCCACATCACGTGGGAGGCTCCCTCCTCTCCATCGGGCCGGATCCTCGAGTATTCGATGTACATGGCGGTGAGGAAGAGCCGCTCCACCAGCTCGGAGCGCCCGGGTCAGATGGCCTTCATCAGGATCTACCGTGGCACCAAGATGTCCTGCTTGGTCAGTTCCACCCACCTGGATAATGCTCAGATTGACTGCTCCGCCTCCAACCGGCCAGCTGTCGTCTTCCGCATAGCTGCTAAGAATGAGCAGGGCTACGGCCCAGCGACGCAGATCCGCTGGATTCAAG aTCCCAGTAAATTGCGAGTGTCTGCATCCAAAGCTGACAGTATTGCTGAGGCTGACCAGGATGCTGCTGACAG CTCCAGCTGA
- the hcfc2 gene encoding host cell factor 2 isoform X2 has protein sequence MQPTLHSPTLRVTFLVFFPDRISNIIERYIERLFYRQHASRWLWKKLKPRAPRNGLPPCPRIGHSLTLVGNKCYLFGGLANDSEDPNGNVPRYMGDLYELELQSLSGARGWSIPETKGGGPSARESHTSVAYTGLGSPKLYIYGGMQGCRLDDLWQLDLDTMVWSMPETRGSTPLPRSLHSANVIGNKMYVFGGWVPVPESVRHTALGTEWICSDSLTVLNLDTMSWQDLGPEQQDDIESQLQSHGPQSDDPYACRPKARAGHCAATVGSRLYIWSGRDGYRKSWNYQVCCKDLWYLETDRPATPQAVLLIKSTVSMLHVAWRPLAAADCYILQIQPAPPPAKPVDPTGTDGLDAKGKDSADVQSLQAQTGETTNKEAKASAQDASAQQEAAAKSPNSSAETKAQGGRNAERETEKDSDTKRCGSGQEMSEMEVSSSDQHQQEKQPVSADSTTDLYAQAHQSSDESVWFDVGVFKSLYSEVSHYFLPADSDQATAAISSRQPNTKEPFPQRKLPGPQDYQGREKQELSPGQTYRFRVAGINCFGQGDFSPVSEFKTCQPGFPGAPSAVKITKANDSVHITWEAPSSPSGRILEYSMYMAVRKSRSTSSERPGQMAFIRIYRGTKMSCLVSSTHLDNAQIDCSASNRPAVVFRIAAKNEQGYGPATQIRWIQDPSKLRVSASKADSIAEADQDAADSSS, from the exons atgcaacCAACCTTGCACAGCCCGACTCTGAGGGTAACTTTCCTTGTCTTTTTTCCTGACAGAATAAGTAACATTATCGAACGTTATATCGAACGTCTTTTCTATCGACAGCAC GCTAGTCGCTGGCTGTGGAAGAAGCTGAAGCCCAGAGCACCCAGGAATGGCTTGCCCCCCTGCCCTCGGATTGGACACAGCCTCACACTTGTGGGTAACAAGTGTTACCTGTTTGGAGGGCTGGCCAATGATAGTGAAGACCCCAACGGCAATGTACCAAG ATACATGGGTGACCTCTATGAGTTGGAGCTGCAGTCATTATCCGGGGCAAGAGGCTGGAGCATACCAGAGACGAAGGGTGGTGGTCCCTCAGCACGGGAGTCCCACACCTCGGTTGCATACACTGGCCTTGGCTCCCCGAAGCTCTACATCTATGGAGGGATGCAAGGATGCCGGTTAGACGACCTCTGGCAGCTTGATCTCG ACACAATGGTTTGGTCGATGCCTGAAACCAGGGGTTCCACGCCACTCCCCAGAAGCCTTCACTCTGCCAATGTCATTGGAAACAA GATGTATGTTTTCGGTGGCTGGGTTCCTGTGCCAGAATCGGTCAGACACACTGCTTTAGGAACTGAATGGATCTGCAGTGACTCCTTAACTGTACTCAACTTAG ACACTATGAGCTGGCAGGATTTGGGCccagagcagcaggatgatatTGAGTCCCAGCTGCAAAGCCATGGACCCCAAAGTGATGATCCGTATGCCTGTAGACCCAAAGCCAGGGCCGGCCACTGTGCTGCCACTGTTGGGTCCAGGCTTTACATTTGGAGTGGTCGTGACGGTTACCGAAAGAGCTGGAACTACCAAGTCTGCTGCAAGGACCTCTGGTACCTGGAGACAG ATCGGCCAGCCACCCCACAGGCAGTGCTACTCATCAAATCCACAGTCAGCATGCTTCACGTGGCATGGCGCCCTCTGGCGGCAGCAGACTGCTACATCCTTCAGATCCAGCCTGCACCTCCACCAGCCAAGCCAGTCGATCCAACTGGAACAGATGGACTGGACGCGAAGGGTAAAGACTCTGCAG ATGTCCAGTCCCTTCAAGCTCAAACTGGAGAAACCACTAATAAAGAAGCGAAAGCATCAGCTCAG GATGCCTCAGCACAGCAAGAAGCTGCAGCAAAATCACCCAACAGCTCAGCAGAGACTAAAGCACAAGGAGGGAGGAatgctgagagagagacagagaaggactCTGACACAAAACGCTGCG GTTCTGGACAGGAGATGTCAGAAATGGAggtcagcagctcagatcaaCACCAGCAGG AGAAACAGCCTGTTTCAGCTGACAGCACAACAGATCTCTACGCCCAGGCACATCAG AGTTCAGATGAATCAGTGTGGTTCGATGTTGGTGTGTTCAAATCGCTCTACTCAGAGGTCAGCCACTACTTTCTACCTGCTGACAGTGACCAGGCGACTGCAGCCATCAGCAGCCGGCAACCAAATActaaagag CCCTTCCCCCAGAGAAAGCTTCCAGGGCCTCAGGACTACCAGGGCAGAGAGAAGCAGGAGCTGTCTCCAGGTCAGACCTACAGGTTCAGAGTCGCAGGCATCAACTGCTTTGGCCAGGGAGACTTCAGCCCAGTCAGCGAGTTCAAGACCTGCCAACCTGGCTTCCCTGGAGCGCCCTCTGCTGTCAAGATCACTAAG GCCAACGATTCGGTCCACATCACGTGGGAGGCTCCCTCCTCTCCATCGGGCCGGATCCTCGAGTATTCGATGTACATGGCGGTGAGGAAGAGCCGCTCCACCAGCTCGGAGCGCCCGGGTCAGATGGCCTTCATCAGGATCTACCGTGGCACCAAGATGTCCTGCTTGGTCAGTTCCACCCACCTGGATAATGCTCAGATTGACTGCTCCGCCTCCAACCGGCCAGCTGTCGTCTTCCGCATAGCTGCTAAGAATGAGCAGGGCTACGGCCCAGCGACGCAGATCCGCTGGATTCAAG aTCCCAGTAAATTGCGAGTGTCTGCATCCAAAGCTGACAGTATTGCTGAGGCTGACCAGGATGCTGCTGACAG CTCCAGCTGA
- the elk3 gene encoding ETS domain-containing protein Elk-3 encodes MESSITLWQFLLQLLLDQSHKHLICWTSNDGEFKLLKSEDVAKLWGLRKNKTNMNYDKLSRALRYYYDKNIIKKVIGQKFVYKFVSFPEILKMDPAVVESGRGGEESGGMTSEPEAEDEEGGGRNQYLHSGLYSSFTVSSLQHSLEPHRQIKTEPRSERHGDSSSVIRFVTHRGHSSLPSTPPPSSTEASHTSRPSPRQARSSSCSSSPPQSPTHTRWRGRSQSTETNELEQNAQPLNLSSGHRERERSQGMTMPERRGLANSGPLKNRKPKGLEISASSLLLTGSDLVSIALKSPALPSGSLTPFVTTQTPSGLLLTPSPLLSNIHFWSNLSPVGPLSPAQLQSHAPLFQFPSLLNGHIPVPLPSVDASSPLLLSSSSHKS; translated from the exons ATGGAGAGTTCCATCACACTCTGGCAgttcctgctgcagctgttgctcgaCCAAAGCCACAAACATCTCATCTGCTGGACGTCCAACGATGGCGAGTTCAAGCTGCTTAAGTCAGAAGATGTGGCCAAGCTATGGGGGCTGCGCAAGAACAAGACCAACATGAACTATGACAAGCTGAGCAGAGCCCTGCGCTACTACTATGACAAG AACATCATCAAGAAGGTGATCGGCCAGAAGTTTGTCTACAAGTTTGTGTCATTCCCTGAGATTCTGAAGATGGACCCTGCGGTGGTGGAGTCGGGCCGCGGCGGTGAGGAAAGCGGGGGTATGACATCAGAGCCTGAGGCTGAAGATGAGGAGGGGGGTGGGAGAAACCAGTACCTCCACTCTGGCCTGTACTCCTCCTTCACCGTCAGCTCTCTGCAGCACTCATTAGAGCCACACCGGCAGATCAAGACGGAGCCCAGATCCGAACGCCACGGCGACAGCTCCTCTGTCATCCGATTCGTCACACACCGTGGCCattcctccctcccctccacccCACCCCCATCTTCAACTGAGGCCTCCCATACCTCCAGACCGTCTCCTCGGCAGGCCCGCTCTTCCTCTTGCTCCTCCTCACCGCCACAAAGCCCCACCCACACACGATGGAGGGGGCGGAGTCAGAGCACAGAGACTAATGAGTTAGAGCAGAACGCTCAACCTCTAAACCTGTCATCTGGTcatagggagagagagaggtcaCAGGGCATGACAATGCCAGAGCGGAGGGGATTGGCTAATAGCGGgcctttaaaaaacagaaaacccaAAGGCTTGGAAATCTccgcctcctctctcctcctgacaggaagtgaccttgTCTCCATTGCTCTCAAAAGCCCGGCGCTGCCCTCAGGCTCCCTGACTCCTTTTGTCACCACACAG ACTCCGTCTGGTCTGCTGCTCACTCCCAGTCCTCTACTCTCCAATATCCATTTCTGGTCCAACCTGAGTCCAGTGGGACCCCTCAGTCCTGCACAACTGCAGAGCCATGCCCCGCTTTTTCAG TTCCCCTCACTGCTGAATGGACACATCCCTGTACCTTTACCCAGCGTGGACGCTTCTTCTCCCCTGctgctctcctccagctcccaCAAGTCCTGA